Sequence from the Kribbella aluminosa genome:
TCCCGGGCCAGCTCGACGTGCTGGTCCTGGTCACCGCCGACCGGTACCCGTTCCGCGCCGTACAGCAGGATGTCCGCGGCCATCAGGCACGGGTACGTGAACAGCGAGGCCCGCGTCATCGGCCGGCCCTTGCCCTTCTCCTTGTACTGGATCATCCGGGACAGCTCGCCGACGTACGACGTGCACTCGAGCAGGTACGCGAGCTGTGCGTGCGTCGGTACGTCGGACTGCACGAACACCGTGCCCTCCGGGACACCGGCCGCGAGCATCAGCGTCGCGAACTCGCGGGTGAGGGTGGCGAGTCGTCGGGGATCGTGCTTGGTCGTCATCGCGTGCAGGTTCGCGACGAAGTAGAAACCGTCCGGGTCGGTGAACCGGCGGAGGGCGCCGAGGTGGTTGCCGAGCGTCAGCCGGCCGGACGGGGTGATGCCGGAAAGCGAGGTCATGATCAAGGCCCTCTCAGTGGTTGGAGCCCCACCGAGGGCACGAAAAAGGCCGCCTCGGTGAGGCGGCCTCAGTGGCTGCGTGCGAACACGCCGGGTGGACCGCCCTAGGCGACCCACCACAGCTGCAAGTTCGTGTTCACGACGATCAGCTTAGCAGCGACTGGACGATCAGCTCGTTGCGGGCGTCCTGGCCCAGCGGCACCGACGGGTGGACGCCGTCGCGCAGGTAGTTCGCCAGCCGGTACGGCTTCACCCAGAGCCATTCGGCCCAGCGGATGATCCGCAGGTTCGGGTACTTCTCCTGGGCGTCGTACAGCTGCATGTTCAGCCACGAGCTGTTTCGCTGGTCGGCGAGCTGCACCGGCGCGCTCACCGCCTTGCGGACGACCTGGAGGTTGACCCAGAACAGCGTCCGGTTCTGGCCGACGATGCTCACCGCGCGGGCGACCTGGGCGGCGAACTTCGGCGGATCGAAGATGTCGTTCGAGCCGCTGGCCAGCAGTACCCGTCGCGGTAGGCCGTACGCCGACGCGGCCCGCTGGAGCGCGTCGACCGCGCCCGAGCTCGGCCGGCTGGACCAGTTGTTGACGGCGAGCTGGGTGCCGCTGCGGCTCAGCAGCCGGGCTGCCAGCGCCTTGCCGTCCTGGACCCCGATGCTGTCGCCGAACATGAAGCCGCCGTTGGTCTCGCGGGTCTTCTGGAACTGTGCCGCGGTGGAGATGGCGCGGGTGGCGTTGGTCCACGAGCCCGCGACACCGGAGCCGTACGGCCCGGAGGACGCGGAGGTGGCGGCCGCGAACTCGGTCGCCTCCGCCGAGCTGGTGGCCGCCGGGCGGGCGGTTGCGGTCTGGGTCGAGGCGGCGACCGTCGCGGCGGCCGCGGCTGCGCCCACCGTAAAGATCTGCCGCCGGTTGGGTTTCGTTTGCCTCACGGAAGAACCTTGGGCCCCTCTGGTGCGTACTCGCAAGTCCGGATCTCACTGTCCGCAGTCGAGCCACGGCGGATTCGGGGCAGATTCTCCGGTTTTTCTGCACGGAAGTGCAAAACCTGTAACGCTTTGCAGTCCGGCGCCGATGAATCGACTGTTGGACCGCTGACGGGCCGGCGCGACCAGGGAGGGGTGTCGCGCCGCCCGTTTGTTGTGCCCGAAGCTGATCAGGCGACCGGTGCCGGGCTGACGTCGATCGAGTTCAGCTCGGTGTAGCAGTCGACCGCTATTCGATCGGTCTGGAACCGATCACGAGCTCCTCGATCAGCGGCCCGGCGATCGCCATCAACTCGTCGGGCGGTACGTCGAGGCCGTCGAGCCTGACCAGGTGCCGGGACACCACCAGGCCGAGCGTCAGCGCGCCGATCACTCCGGACCGCACCAGTGCGTCGTCGCCGCGCAGTTGCCCGGCGATCTGCCGCTGCTGTTCGGTCATCGCCTTGCGGACCTCGTCGGCCGCCTCCGGGTGGCTGAACATCGCGCGCAATGCGGCCAGGGCCGTCGTCGGCTCCTCGGCCAGCTTCCCGGTCAGCGCCGCGGTCAGCTGCGCCGCGATCTCGTCCGGCGTACCCTCGATCGCCCCGTCCGCCGGGATCGCCGCCGCCTGCGCGAACAGCTGCTCCTTCGAGCCGAAGTACCGCATCACCAGCCCGGGATCGCTGCCGGCCCGGGAGGCGACCATCCGGACCGTGGTCCGGTCGAACCCGAGCTCGCCGAACAGCTCCCGCGCGGCGGCGAGGATCCGCGTCTCGGTCCGCCTGCGCTGCTCCGCCCTGGTGGTCACGACCTTCAGTCTACGCATGTTGACTCAGTGGTGTTACGCTTTCAGCCAACGTCCGTAGACTGAAAGGTGATGCTGATGGTCCAGGCGATCGTGCTGGCCTTCCTGGCCGGGCTGATGGGGCTCAACGGGGTTCCGCACTTCGTCACCGGAATCACCGGCCGCGAGTTCCCCAACGTGACCGGCAACTCGGCCACCAACAACGCCGTCGGCGGGCTCGCGGCCTTCGCGATCGCCGCGGTGCTGCTCGCCCTCGCCCACGTCGGTACGCATCCGTGGGCGGCCCTGATCGCCGGTGCGTTGGGCGCCGTAGTGATGACCGTGTTCCACGCCCGCCGCGGCGCCTACTGGCTGAGTACACGCTTCGGGAGACCACTTCCGCACGTCTGAACGTTAAGGTCAAGGGCATGAGTGGTGAGGCGTTGCTGGTGTTCGACGACGGCTTGACCGCGTACGACTTCGGTCGTGGGCATCCGATGAGCCCGATCCGGGTGGAGCTGACGATCAAGCTCGCCCGGGAGTTCGGGGTGCTCGACCAGCTCAAGATCGTGCCCGCGCCGACCGCGGACGACGCGTTGCTCGAGACCGTCCACACCGCCGAGTACGTCGCGGCGGTGAAGCGGGCCGGCGAGCACCCCGACGACGCCGACCCGGAGCACGGACTGGGTACGTCGGACACGTACTGCTTTCCGCGGATGCACGAGGTCTCCGCGCAGATCGCCGGCGCCTCCGTCGAGGCGGCCCGCGCGGTCTGGGAGGGCGACGTACTGCACGCCGCGAACATCGCCGGCGGCCTGCACCACGCGATGCCCAACCAGGCCAGCGGATTCTGCGTCTACAACGATCCGGCGATCGCGATCCAGTGGCTGCTCGACCACGGCGCGGAGCGGGTCGCGTACGTCGACGTGGACGTGCACCACGGGGACGGCGTACAGACGGTCTTCTACAACGACCCGCGCGTACTCACGGTCAGCCTGCACGAGTCGCCCACCACGCTCTTCCCGGGCACCGGCAGCGCCGGCGAGACGGGCGGCCCGGACGCGGAAGGTACGGCGGTCAACGTCGCGCTGCCGCCCGGGACCGGGGACGCGGGCTGGTTGCGCGCGTTCCACGCCGTCGTACCGGACGTGGTGAAGGCGTTCCGGCCGCAGGTGCTGGTCACGCAGCACGGGTGCGACTCGCACGTCGAGGATCCACTGGCGCATCTCACCAAGACCGTCGACGGGCAGCGGGCGGCGTACGTCGCTCTGCACGACCTCGCGCACGAGTTGACCGGCGGTAAGTGGATCGCCACCGGCGGCGGCGGGTACGCGATCATCGACGTCGTCCCGCGGGCCTGGACCCATTTGCTGGCGATCGTCGCCGGCCATCCGATCGACCCTGCCACGCCGGTGCCGGACGCCTGGCGCGAGGAGGTCCAGCTGCGCTTCGGCCGCGTCGCCCCGCTCCGGATGACCGACGGCCGGGAGCCGTCGTACGCCGACTGGTCGACCGGCTACAACCCCGACACCTGGCTAGACCGCGCGATCAAGGCGACACGCGACGCGAGCTTCCCGTTGCTGGGTCTCGATCCTTCGTACTAATTCCCGCCCCTGCGCTTCGCTCCGGGGCGGGAGGTGGGTTGGGCTAGCACCCGCTGCGGCGCTTCGCCTTGGGTGGTTTTGAGTCACAGGAGTCCCCCTCTTTCCCATTCGTACCAACAGCCACTACGCTCGTTGCATGCACGGACGGAGGTGCCGGAGGGGAAGCCGGCGCACGATCCGTGCTGGAAGTGCGGTGCGCAATGGCATCAAAGAAGTCCGGTGGTGAGCAGCCGCTCGCCGAGGTGAAGTTCCTGACCGTGGCGGAGGTCGCCACGGCCATGCGCGTGTCCAAGATGACCGTGTACCGACTGGTGCACTCCGGTGAACTGCCCGCGGTGCGGGTGGGTCGTTCGTTCCGGGTCTCCGAGGATGCTGTGCACGACTACCTCAAAGGCGCCTTCTTCCAGGCCGGATAACAACA
This genomic interval carries:
- a CDS encoding helix-turn-helix domain-containing protein, which encodes MASKKSGGEQPLAEVKFLTVAEVATAMRVSKMTVYRLVHSGELPAVRVGRSFRVSEDAVHDYLKGAFFQAG
- a CDS encoding TetR/AcrR family transcriptional regulator, producing MTTRAEQRRRTETRILAAARELFGELGFDRTTVRMVASRAGSDPGLVMRYFGSKEQLFAQAAAIPADGAIEGTPDEIAAQLTAALTGKLAEEPTTALAALRAMFSHPEAADEVRKAMTEQQRQIAGQLRGDDALVRSGVIGALTLGLVVSRHLVRLDGLDVPPDELMAIAGPLIEELVIGSRPIE
- a CDS encoding acetoin utilization protein AcuC codes for the protein MSGEALLVFDDGLTAYDFGRGHPMSPIRVELTIKLAREFGVLDQLKIVPAPTADDALLETVHTAEYVAAVKRAGEHPDDADPEHGLGTSDTYCFPRMHEVSAQIAGASVEAARAVWEGDVLHAANIAGGLHHAMPNQASGFCVYNDPAIAIQWLLDHGAERVAYVDVDVHHGDGVQTVFYNDPRVLTVSLHESPTTLFPGTGSAGETGGPDAEGTAVNVALPPGTGDAGWLRAFHAVVPDVVKAFRPQVLVTQHGCDSHVEDPLAHLTKTVDGQRAAYVALHDLAHELTGGKWIATGGGGYAIIDVVPRAWTHLLAIVAGHPIDPATPVPDAWREEVQLRFGRVAPLRMTDGREPSYADWSTGYNPDTWLDRAIKATRDASFPLLGLDPSY